Part of the Pseudomonas abietaniphila genome is shown below.
CGGTTCTGGAAGATGTACCAGCCCAACCCGCCTTTGCCCGACGACGCGCCGAAGACCAGCTCGGCGGCGATCAGGGTGCGCCAGGCAAACGCCCAGCCAATTTTCAGGCCCGCCAGAATCGACGGCAGTGCGGCCGGAATCAGGATGTGCCAGACGAAGCGCAGGCCTTTGAGGCCGTAGTTGCGACCGGCCATGCGCTGGGTTTCCGAGACACCGAGAAATCCGGCGTAGGTGTTCAGGGCCAACGCCCACAACACCGAATGCACCAGCACGAAGATCAGGCTGTTCTCGCCCAGGCCAAACCACAGCAGCGATAACGGCAGCAGCGCAATGGCCGGCAGCGGGTTGAACATCGCGGTCAGCGTCCCGAGCAGGTCGCGACCCAGTTGCGTGGACACCGCCAGCGTGGTCAGACCGAACGCCAGGACGATGCCGATCAGGTAGCCCTTGACCAATACCGTCAGGGAAATCCAGACCTTGGCCAGCAGCTCGCCTGTGACAATGCCATCGATGAACGCCTTGGCGGTCTGCAGAAAGCTGGGCAGCAGCAGGTCGTTGCCCTGGATGCGCGCAGCGATTTCCCAGATCACCGCCAGGGCGATCAGAATTACGCTCTTGCGCACCCAGCTCAGTTGCCAGATACGTTGTGCCAGGGGAATGTCGCGGGCCAGGTCTTCCTGAGTGAAAGGCTCCAGCGCGATTTCGTATTCCTCGCGGATCGGGGGTGAAAGGCTCATGGTGTTTTCTCTTGATTAGGTCGCTCGGCAGACCACTCTCCTGTGGGAGCGAGCTTGCTCGCGAAGAGGCCCGTTCAGACACCAGCAAGTGCGGCGTCTGGCGGTACGTCTTCGCGAACAAGCTCGCTCCCACACGTCATCAGCGTTCTGCAGATCAATACGCGATACGAATATCCTGAAACCGCAGGTCCTGCTCGACCACGGGCACTTCGCCCTCGTTGAACAGCAGGTTGTGAATGCGTTGCGCCGAGCGTTGAAAATCCACGCCGCCCAGGCTTTTCAGGTCGTACTGATGGCTGTTGATCTCGGCGCGAACACGCCCTGGATGCGGCGACAGCAGCAGAATCCGGTTGCCCACCACCAGCGCTTCTTCGATGGAGTGCGTGACGAACAGCAGCGTGAAACGCACCTCTTCCCACAGCTCCAGCAACTCTTCCTGCATCTTGCGACGGGTCAGTGCATCGAGGGCCGCGAACGGCTCGTCCATCAGCAGGATTTTCGGTTGCATCGCCAGTGCGCGAGCAATGGCGACACGGGCTTTCATACCGCCCGACAACGTGTGCGGATAAGCGTTGGCGAAGGCACTCAAACCGACCTTTTCCAGGTAATGCCGCGCACGCTCTTCGGCTTCACGGCGCTTGAGCGTGCGTGAGGCCAGCAGCGGAAACATGACGTTCTCGATCACGGTTTTCCAGGGCGGAAGCTGGTCGAACTCCTGAAACACCACGATTCTGTCCGGACCCGGTTCCTTGACCTGCTGACCGGCCAGACGGATCTGCCCTTCGCTGGGCTGAATAAAACCGGCAACGGCCTTGAGCAGGGTCGACTTGCCGCACCCCGAAGGGCCGAGCAACACGAAACGATCGGCAGGATCGATTTCGAAACTGACTTGATGAGTGGCCCGCACTACGCGTTCCGGCGTGCGGTATTCAAGGCTTACGCCCTGGACTTGCAACAGCGCTTCAGCGGTAGGCTGATTGGCCTGTTGCGCATTCAAGCGATCGCTAGCCGTGTGGCTTTGCAGAACAGCGTTCATGGAACGGGGCTCCTGAATAAGGGCTGCCGGAATCGAGGCGGCGTGAATCAGAACGGCGCATCGCCCTGGATGGTGGTGCGATGCAGTCGGCGACGCAGGTGATCGGGCGTACCGCCGGCCAGGTGAATCAGCGAACGGTTGTCCCAGAACACCATGTCATTTTCCTGCCACTTGTGGCGGTAGACGCCTTCCGGACGAACGCTGTGGGCGTACAACTCGTTGAGAATCTGCTGGCTCTCGTCCTCGGGCAGACCGACGATATGCGTGGTGAACCCTTCACTGACAAACAGCGCCTTGCGGCCGTTTTCCGGGTGTGTCCGCACGATCGGGTGACTGACGACGGCCACCTGCGCCAGCTGCTCGGCGCTGAGCGTCGGACGCCAGTTTTCGGCGTTACGGCCATCGCGATAGCGGGAGGTGTAGCTGTGCACCGCGCTACGGCCTTCGACGGCTTTGCGCAGATGCTCAGGCAAGGTGTCCCACGCCAGGTGCATATCAGCGAACAGCGTATCGCCGCCTTCGCTTGGCAGCTCCTGGGCATAGAGCATCGAACCGAGACTCGGCAGCTCTTTGTAGGACAGGTCCGAGTGCCAGTACTTGCCTGCATCACCCAAACCCACCGGCTGACCGTTCTCGACGATGTTGGAGACGATCAGGATTTCCGGGTGATTGGCGAGCAGGAACTGCTTGAGGACGTGAATCTGCAGCACGCCGAAACGGCGACTGAAGTCGATCTGCTGTTGCGGGGTGATCTGCTGATCGCGGAACACCACGACGTGGTAATCCAGGTGCGCGCGGTGCACGCGGGCAAAGTCTGCGTCATTCAGCGGGCGGGACAGGTCCAGCCCGACGATTTCCGCGCCCACCTTTTCGGCGAATGGACGCACATCGAACTGTTGATCCGGCGCTTGCGCGGACAAGGAAGCTTGGGAGGCTGCTGGCATGAGAACTCCGACTCCGGAAAAGGCATAGGGCTTAGGTGTCGGAACTTTATAGCTATAAGAAGAGAAATTTAAATATCGTTAGAGCATATGGATAGCGCTGAAAGAACTAGGACCGGCTCAGTGCCATTATCCGTAACCGGACCGATACCAAATTCTTATCATTTGGCGAAAACCCGAAGCGCATGATCGCTGTCTATTCCGCATCTCGCAGCAAGGCACTGCTTGCGAACGAATCGATGTCAGGGATGAGAAGAAAGAGAGGATTGACCATGCCAGTACGCGAAAATGATAACGATCATTCGCACGACAAAGCGCATGAGGACAACGTGAAACTGCTTATCGCCCTGCACCGCGCCCTGGGCACCCACGCAAAAACGCCGACGCAGGTACAAGCCGTCGCCGTGAGAAACGTGGGTCGGTGATCCCGGACTCTGCAATAACTGTGGGAGCGAATTTATTCGCGAGAGGTTTTTCAGGCAGGGACATTTCGATGGCCCTGCCCACTTTTCGCGATTGAATTCGCTCCTACAGGTTACTCGTCAATCCTGGATCACATCGATCCCTTCAATCAGAATGCTGGCAATACCGCGCCGTCATACTTCTTGTTGATGAAGTCTTTGACCTGCTGGCTGGTCAGCGCCTTCGACAGCTTCTCGATCGCGTCGGTGTGGGCGTTGTCGGTACGGGTCACCAGGAAGTTCACGTAAGGCGAATCAGCACCCTCGATGATCAGCGCGTCCTTTTTCGGGCTCAGCTTGGCTTCCAGCGCGTAGTTGGTGTTGATCAGATCCAGGTCAACCTGATCCAGCGCACGTGGCAGCAAAGCCGATTCCAGCTCGCGGAACTTCAGTTTTTTCGGGTTGGTGGCGATGTCTTTCGGCGTCGACAGCGCGTTGGTCGGGTCCTTCAGGGTGATCAGACCGTTCTTCTGCAGCAGCAGCAGAGCACGACCGGCGTTGCTGCCTTCGTTAGGGATCGCAACGGTTGCGCCTTCCGGCAACTGGTCGATGGACTTCCACTTCTTCGAGTAGCCGCCGAACGGTTCAACGTGTACGCCAACGCCAGTCACCAGGGTTGCGCCCTTGCCTTTGTTGAAGCCGTCCAGATAAGGCTTGGTCTGAAAGTAGTTGGCGTCCAGACGTTTCTCGTTCAGCTGCACGTTCGGCTGAACGTAGTCAGTGAAAACCTTGATCTCCAGATCCACACCTTCTTTGGCCAGCTCAGGCTTGATCAGCTCGAGGATTTCGGCGTGTGGAACGGCAGTCGCGCCGACTACCAGTTTCTCGGCCGCTTGGGCAGCGCTGATACCGAGGGAGAGAGCAGCCGCCAGTGCGGTGAACAAAAACGTCTTTTTCATGCGATGTCCTTAGGAAAAATCTGGTCGCCTTGTGGGCAACTCTGTCTCGATAGTGCCGCGGGTACGACCCTGGGCAGGGTAGCGGCTGGAGCGGACATTACCGAGATTTTTTATTCCGAGACAATACTTTTTCGTCGGATGTTTATGCTTTTTAGTTCTCAGGAAGCATTTTGCCAGCAGCCAGGGCCCGCCGATGTGTCTAAATCGCGGTTTCCACCCCGGATACACGGCCTGCGGGCGCATCAATACTCAGCGTTTTCCTGGCAAGTTCAGGTGTTCGGGAAGGATTTCCGCCCCGCTGCTCACCAACAAGGCAAAGTGAATAACGTTCTCCAGCTCTCGCGTGTTGCCGGGCCAGTAGTGCGCTTCGAGCACCTGTTGCGCAGCCTCGCTGATCAGAGGCATCGCGAAGTCCAGACGCTGGCTGTAGATCCCGAGAAAATACTCCGCCAACGGCAAGATGTTGCCCGGCTGCTCACGCAGTGACGGCAAGTCCAGTCGCCCCTCGCTGAGATAGCGATACAGGCGCTCGTTGAACTTCCCGGCGGCCACGGCCAGGCTGAGGTCGATACTGGTCGCCGCCACAAGCCTCACGTCCACGGGACTGGGCTGCTGCGCGCCCACCCGCGTGACCTCATGGTTTTCCAGCGCAGACAGCAATTTGATCTGGATCGACAGCGGAAGGTCGGCGATTTCATCCAGATACAACGTCCCGCCCGTGGCCGAACCGAACCAGCCTGCCCGACTGCTGACCGACCCAGTGTGAGCGCCCGCGGCATAACCAAAGAGCTCGGCATCGGCGTAGGTCGGACTGATTGCCCCGCAGTTGACGGATACGAACAAGCCGGATCGGTCGCTGCCTCGGTGGATGTGCCGCGCCAACAATTCCTTCCCCGTTCCCGGTTCGCCCCGAATCAACACCGGCAAATCCAGTGGCGCCAGCTGCTCCATTTCCTCGCGCAATCGGCGGGAGCGAGGATCGATGAACACCAAAGCCTTGGCGCGGATGCTCAAAGGGCTTTTTTCAGCGTCGGGGAAGGTCAGCAGCGACTGAGTCGGTGTTTGATTCAAAGGGGTGGAATGGCTCATGGCAGTCTCCCGCCCAAGGCTTCCATCGACCTGAGCGTTAAAAAAAAGGCCGCAGCGCCTGTGCGTTCGCTGCGGCCAAAAAAGCGGTGATTAACAGGTATTCAGGCACGACGCCGTGCCGATTGCTCGATACGACCTTGCAAGCGGTACAGGTAAGCAAAACCCTGTTCCCAGCGTTGGTGACCGGACTTGACGTTGATGTGTCCGGCACCGCTGAGGATGCCGATTTCAGCGCCCCAGTTGCGGGCCATCTCCATCGCACGCAAGGCGCTGACAGCGGAGTCGTTATCGGAGCTGACCACTTGGCTCGGGAACGGCAGCAAGTGCTCGGGAATCGGCGCAAAGTTGCGAATGGCAGGCGGGCAGTTCGGACGCTCGACATCGGCAGGCGCCACCAGCAACGCGCCGCGCACCTGACGCAGGGTTTCCAACGGGGCCAACTGAGCCCAATGCGCGACGGTCACGCACCCCAGACTGTGGGCGATCAAAATCACCGGAGAGCTGTCGGCAGCGATCACGCGCTGCAGCTCCCCTACCCAGTCTTCGCGGCGCGGTTTAAGCCAGTCGGCCTGTTCCACGCGCACGCTGTTCGGCAGGCTGTTCTGCCAGTGAGTTTGCCAATGGTCGTCGGCAGATCCTTGCCAGCCTGGCACGATCAGGTAACGGATCGATTCGTTATGCATGGCCTTCGCCTCCTGCATTTTTTGCGTTCATGGCGGCGAGTATAGGGACGGGACATATATTCGAAAAAGAATAAGAAGATATTTATTAATAACCGAAAATCATATATCGCAATCTCAGGCGATAGCGCTGCAAAAAAAGAGGGCCACCCCCTGCCTTAAGGAGTAGCCCTGAGAAATCACGCTGTCTGCCCCCAGCTCGCCGGGGATGAGCAGAGAATACGAGAGGGTTGTTACAGAAATTTTTATCGAAGAAAAATCTTGAAAGCTGCCTCGGCCTCTGTGGGAACGAGCTTGCTCGTGAAGAGGCCCTCATGGCCGAAACATATCCAGCGCCTGAACGTCAGCTTTCGCGAGCAAGCTCGCTCCCACAGGATGCATCCGCTTCCACGCCCCTTGGGGTAAAACGGTTCGCCCGACCGAATGTCCCAAAGTCATTGAAGCGCACCCCCATCTCGGCCATCACCTTGTGCGCCACGGGCGCAGTCATCTGGCGGATGTAGAACGGCTCCTTCACCACAAAATGATGAATGCCGTGGGTGCTGCCGAAGTTGAAGCAGAACGCCTGAAGCGGCCACATCCACCAAGGGTTGAGCACCTGGGTCTGCTGCATGACGTTGCCGGACTCGACATCGCCGTAGTAATGCATGTTGGAACTGACGAAATGCAGACAGAAGGTTCTCAGCACGTTGGGCCCGACGATCACGACCACCGCGATGTCGATCACCTGCATCACCGCAAGGGTGTTCGCCGACCAATCGACGGACGTCCCCATCAGGCCGGCAATCCCATTGGCGGCGTGAAACCCGAGAAACACATACCACGCGCCCCAGTTGAGCAACGCCAGCGGCGCATACACCCGCAACGTGCGTTTCAGAATACTGAACCTATGCGCCCAGGTTTTGGCCCGCAGCATACGAATGAGCGACGACATCACGTTGTCGCCCACCATCAGCAGCCGCGCGATGCCCCATGGCTCGCCGTTGGTGATGGCACGCTCCTCCATGTCCGCCTCAGTGCCAGACACTTTGTGGTGGTTGAGGTGCAGATGC
Proteins encoded:
- a CDS encoding ABC transporter permease; protein product: MSLSPPIREEYEIALEPFTQEDLARDIPLAQRIWQLSWVRKSVILIALAVIWEIAARIQGNDLLLPSFLQTAKAFIDGIVTGELLAKVWISLTVLVKGYLIGIVLAFGLTTLAVSTQLGRDLLGTLTAMFNPLPAIALLPLSLLWFGLGENSLIFVLVHSVLWALALNTYAGFLGVSETQRMAGRNYGLKGLRFVWHILIPAALPSILAGLKIGWAFAWRTLIAAELVFGASSGKGGLGWYIFQNRNELYTDKVFAGLAAVIIIGLLVENLLFSNVERLTVKRWGMQR
- a CDS encoding ABC transporter ATP-binding protein, which produces MNAVLQSHTASDRLNAQQANQPTAEALLQVQGVSLEYRTPERVVRATHQVSFEIDPADRFVLLGPSGCGKSTLLKAVAGFIQPSEGQIRLAGQQVKEPGPDRIVVFQEFDQLPPWKTVIENVMFPLLASRTLKRREAEERARHYLEKVGLSAFANAYPHTLSGGMKARVAIARALAMQPKILLMDEPFAALDALTRRKMQEELLELWEEVRFTLLFVTHSIEEALVVGNRILLLSPHPGRVRAEINSHQYDLKSLGGVDFQRSAQRIHNLLFNEGEVPVVEQDLRFQDIRIAY
- a CDS encoding TauD/TfdA dioxygenase family protein, which gives rise to MPAASQASLSAQAPDQQFDVRPFAEKVGAEIVGLDLSRPLNDADFARVHRAHLDYHVVVFRDQQITPQQQIDFSRRFGVLQIHVLKQFLLANHPEILIVSNIVENGQPVGLGDAGKYWHSDLSYKELPSLGSMLYAQELPSEGGDTLFADMHLAWDTLPEHLRKAVEGRSAVHSYTSRYRDGRNAENWRPTLSAEQLAQVAVVSHPIVRTHPENGRKALFVSEGFTTHIVGLPEDESQQILNELYAHSVRPEGVYRHKWQENDMVFWDNRSLIHLAGGTPDHLRRRLHRTTIQGDAPF
- a CDS encoding MetQ/NlpA family ABC transporter substrate-binding protein produces the protein MKKTFLFTALAAALSLGISAAQAAEKLVVGATAVPHAEILELIKPELAKEGVDLEIKVFTDYVQPNVQLNEKRLDANYFQTKPYLDGFNKGKGATLVTGVGVHVEPFGGYSKKWKSIDQLPEGATVAIPNEGSNAGRALLLLQKNGLITLKDPTNALSTPKDIATNPKKLKFRELESALLPRALDQVDLDLINTNYALEAKLSPKKDALIIEGADSPYVNFLVTRTDNAHTDAIEKLSKALTSQQVKDFINKKYDGAVLPAF
- a CDS encoding alpha/beta hydrolase, encoding MHNESIRYLIVPGWQGSADDHWQTHWQNSLPNSVRVEQADWLKPRREDWVGELQRVIAADSSPVILIAHSLGCVTVAHWAQLAPLETLRQVRGALLVAPADVERPNCPPAIRNFAPIPEHLLPFPSQVVSSDNDSAVSALRAMEMARNWGAEIGILSGAGHINVKSGHQRWEQGFAYLYRLQGRIEQSARRRA
- a CDS encoding fatty acid desaturase, with amino-acid sequence MHNTSASAAGLNAQQRSAHIRAVVMAQGNTLRERYPILAHQDAIGVGILVFALAGMIGSAALYLGGYMAWWACLLLNAFFASLTHELEHDLIHSMYFRKQRVPHNLMLALVWMARPSTINPWIRRHLHLNHHKVSGTEADMEERAITNGEPWGIARLLMVGDNVMSSLIRMLRAKTWAHRFSILKRTLRVYAPLALLNWGAWYVFLGFHAANGIAGLMGTSVDWSANTLAVMQVIDIAVVVIVGPNVLRTFCLHFVSSNMHYYGDVESGNVMQQTQVLNPWWMWPLQAFCFNFGSTHGIHHFVVKEPFYIRQMTAPVAHKVMAEMGVRFNDFGTFGRANRFTPRGVEADASCGSELARES